One segment of Cottoperca gobio chromosome 24, fCotGob3.1, whole genome shotgun sequence DNA contains the following:
- the LOC115004045 gene encoding cytochrome P450 2K1-like has protein sequence MGLLDLFLQSSSSISLLGGLVVLLLVYIFTSSGFTSHNEGKEPPGPKPLALLGNLLQLDLRRPYHTLLKLSKKYGSVFTFYMGPKKVVVLTGYKTVKEALVNHADEFADRDPMLIMEEFNQGHGIIWSNGESWRAMRRFALTNLRDFGMGKKACEDKIIEQCHHVIGELKKFKKESFDTTKPIYFAVSNIICSMVYGNRYEYDDPEFTSLVDGMSKRLELLGSPSIQVYNMFPWFFKWIADRKLFFRLGNASRKQNLEIISRLKETLVPQMCRGLVDAFLVQKLNLEESGITNSHFHDENLMATVLNLFSAGTDTTSITLRWALLFMTKYPKIQDQVQEELSRVIGHHQVHAEDRKNLPFVNAVLHETQRMASIAPMSLPLKTTQDVTFQGHFIKKGTTVIPLLTSVLYDESEWENPHSFYPAHFLDKDGKFVKRDAFIPFSAGCRFCPGEGLARMELFLFFTSLLQHFRFTPPPGISEDELDLTPSFEFALKPLPHKLCVTPRV, from the exons ATGGGGCTATTAGATCTGTTTCTCCAGTCCTCCAGCTCTATCTCCCTGTTGGGGGGTCTGGTGGTCTTGCTGCTCGTCTACATTTTCACCTCCTCTGGCTTCACCTCCCATAATGAGGGAAAGGAACCTCCAGGACCAAAACCACTTGCCCTACTCGGGAACCTGCTACAGCTTGACCTCAGGAGACCCTACCACACATTACTGAAG CTTTCCAAGAAATATGGATCAGTGTTCACCTTCTACATGGGACCAAAGAAAGTGGTGGTCCTGACAGGATACAAGACGGTAAAGGAGGCACTTGTTAACCATGCTGATGAGTTTGCAGACAGAGATCCAATGCTCATTATGGAGGAATTTAATCAAGGGCATG GCATTATATGGTCCAACGGGGAATCCTGGAGAGCGATGAGGCGCTTTGCCTTGACTAACCTGAGAGACTTTGGGATGGGCAAGAAGGCGTGCGAGGACAAAATAATTGAGCAATGTCACCACGTCATTGGAGAGCTGAAGAAATTCAAAA AAGAATCTTTTGATACGACCAAACCAATATATTTTGCAGTCTCTAATATTATCTGCTCCATGGTCTATGGCAACAGATATGAATATGATGATCCAGAGTTTACATCCCTAGTAGATGGCATGAGCAAACGTCTTGAACTTTTGGGCTCTCCTTCAATACAg GTGTACAACATGTTCCCCTGGTTCTTCAAATGGATTGCTGACAGGAAGCTTTTCTTCAGATTGGGTAATGCCAGTAGGAAACAGAACTTGGAGATAATCAGTCGTTTGAAAGAGACCCTCGTACCACAGATGTGCAGAGGCCTTGTGGACGCCTTTCTTGTCCAAAAGCTAAATCTGGAG GAATCTGGAATTACCAACAGTCACTTCCATGATGAAAACCTTATGGCAACAGTTCTGAACCTGTTTAGTGCTGGCACTGACACAACATCAATTACACTGAGATGGGCACTTTTGTTTATGACCAAGTATCCAAAAATACAAG ACCAGGTCCAGGAGGAGCTGAGCAGGGTGATAGGACATCATCAAGTGCATGCCGAGGACAGGAAGAACCTGCCCTTCGTCAATGCTGTCCTCCATGAAACACAGAGGATGGCAAGCATTGCCCCCATGTCCCTTCCTCTCAAAACTACCCAAGATGTAACCTTCCAGGGTCACTTCATTAAGAAG GGAACCACAGTGATTCCTCTCCTAACATCCGTCCTGTATGATGAGAGTGAGTGGGAGAACCCACACAGCTTTTATCCTGCTCACTTCCTGGACAAAGACGGGAAGTTTGTGAAGCGAGATGCCTTCATTCCTTTCTCTGCAG GCTGCAGATTTTGTCCCGGAGAGGGTCTGGCCAGGATGgagctcttcctctttttcaccAGCCTCCTGCAGCACTTTCGTTTCACTCCTCCTCCTGGAATTTCAGAGGATGAACTGGATCTGACTCCAAGTTTCGAGTTTGCCCTCAAACCCTTACCTCATAAACTGTGTGTTACCCCCCGTGTATGA
- the LOC115003488 gene encoding uncharacterized protein LOC115003488 isoform X1: protein MVEFRRIKMTLFVMLLLQVTAVSGLNPSILTVRAGHDVTLTCGNVTKHQDKCDDTTWLYSGIEATATQSLIELGQIKKGISKPLSDRLSLTENCSLVIKSVTHDDVGLYSCRQFNKSEQVSDAQVVLSVVNITEHKNDDITILFCAALSYGACRYTVEWVNEGNKNHLETSQSSCSATVIFQTHVDQKFLKCNVTDHERGTMLLCGVDLQSSCEKTGSKSVEENIPSTTEQGLRWLYIIGAVGLAALLIIVVAVIRQKKTKGNQTQGGERMGQGLNPAVTPPGPEPSQDTADPEEGVSYASISYTNKTDSKAQGQSKEDDEDDAVTYSTVKASSSSSSAGAAADLSNLYATVDKPNK, encoded by the exons ATGGTTGAATTCAGACGgattaaaatgactttatttgtGATGCTGCTGCTTCAGGTAACAG CAGTATCTGGACTAAATCCCTCCATCCTCACTGTCAGAGCTGGACATGACGTCACTTTGACGTGTGGAAATGTGACAAAACATCAGGACAAATGTGACGATACTACCTGGCTCTACAGTGGTATTGAGGCCACAGCAACACAATCTCTGATTGAATTAGGACAGATAAAAAAAGGGATTTCCAAACCTCTATCTGACAGACTGAGTTTGACAGAAAATTGTTCTCTGGTTATAAAAAGTGTCACACATGATGATGTTGGTCTTTACAGCTGCAGACAGTTCAACAAATCAGAACAAGTTTCAGACGCTCAGGTTGTTCTGTCTGTTGTTAACA TCACTGAACATAAGAACGATGACATAACCATCTTGTTCTGCGCTGCGTTGTCATATGGAGCGTGTAGATACACAGTGGAGTGGGTGAATGAGGGTAATAAGAATCACCTGGAGACATCACAGAGTTCCTGTTCAGCCACTGTGATATTTCAAACTCATGTTGATCAAAAGTTTCTGAAGTGTAACGTGACAGATCATGAGCGTGGGACGATGCTGCTGTGTGGTGTTGACCTCCAGTCCTCGTGTGAGAAAACAG GAAGCAAATCAGTGGAAGAAAACATCCCATCAACAACAGAACAAG GGTTAAGGTGGTTGTACATCATTGGGGCTGTGGGTTTAGCAGCACTATTAATAATCGTTGTTGCCGTCATCAGACAGAAGAAAACTAAAG GGAACCAAACACAGGGGGGTGAAAGAATG GGACAGGGACTTAACCCTGCAGTGACGCCGCCCGGTCCAGAACCCAGTCAGGACACG GCGGATCCTGAAGAAGGTGTTTCCTACGCCTCCATCAGCTACACCAATAAGACCGACAGTAAAGCCCAG GGTCAGAGTaaagaggatgatgaagatgatgccGTGACCTACAGCACTGTgaaagcttcttcttcttcttcttctgctggaGCGGCGGCGGATCTCAGCAACCTCTACGCTACCGTCGACAAACCCAACAAATAA
- the LOC115004044 gene encoding cytochrome P450 2K1-like — MGLLDLFLQSSSSISLLGGLVVLLLVYIFTSSGFSSENEGKEPPGPKPLPLLGNLLQLDLKRPYHTLLKLSKKYGSVFTFYMGPKKVVVLAGYKTVKEALVNHAEAFGDRDPMLIMGEIQDKHGIVWSNGESWKEMRRFALTNLRDFGMGKKTCEDKIIEECDHLIEVFKKCKGEAFDTTQSINYAVSNIICSIVYGSRFEYDDPEFTSRVNRTNRVIQLVGSSSVQVYQMFPWIGKLVANRNEIHTLISANKKQNLQLFSRLKETLNPQMLRGFVDTFLLRKQNLEESGNTNSHYNDNNLLITVLNLFAAGTDTTSTTLRWGLLFMAKYPKIQDQVKEELSSVIGSRQVQVEDRKNLPFTDAVIHETQRLANIAPMALPHKTSQDITFQGHFIKKGTAVIPLLTSVLYDESEWEKPHSFYPAHFLDKDGKFVKRDAFMPFSAGRRVCLGESLARMELFLFFTRLMQHFSFSPPPGVSEDELDLTPGLGLTLTPSPHKLIAVSCM, encoded by the exons aTGGGGCTATTAGATCTGTTTCTCCAGTCCTCCAGCTCTATCTCCCTGTTGGGGGGTCTGGTGGTCTTGCTGCTCGTCTACATTTTCACCTCCTCTGGCTTCAGCTCCGAGAATGAGGGAAAGGAACCTCCAGGACCAAAACCACTTCCCCTACTCGGGAACCTGCTACAGCTTGACCTTAAGAGACCCTACCACACATTACTGAAG CTTTCCAAGAAATATGGATCAGTGTTCACCTTCTACATGGGACCAAAGAAAGTGGTGGTCCTGGCAGGATACAAGACGGTAAAGGAGGCACTTGTTAACCATGCTGAAGCGTTTGGAGACAGAGATCCAATGCTCATTATGGGTGAAATACAAGATAAACATG GTATTGTATGGTCCAACGGGGAATCATGGAAAGAGATGAGGCGCTTTGCCTTGACTAACCTGAGAGACTTTGGGATGGGAAAGAAGACGTGCGAGGACAAAATCATTGAGGAATGCGACCACCTCATTGAAGTTTTTAAGAAGTGTAAAG GAGAAGCTTTTGATACGACCCAATCAATAAACTATGCAGTCTCTAATATTATCTGCTCCATTGTGTATGGCAGCAGATTTGAATATGATGATCCAGAGTTTACATCACGGGTCAATCGAACAAACAGGGTGATTCAACTCGTGGGCTCCTCGTCAGTACAG GTGTACCAAATGTTCCCATGGATCGGTAAATTGGTTGCTAACAGGAACGAAATCCACACGTTGATTTCTGCCAACAAGAAACAGAATCTACAGCTGTTTAGTCGTTTGAAAGAAACCCTCAATCCACAGATGCTCAGAGGCTTTGTGGACACCTTTCTGCTCCGAAAGCAGAATCTGGAG GAATCTGGCAATACCAACAGTCACTACAACGATAACAACCTTTTGATAACAGTTCTTAATCTCTTTGCTGCCGGCACTGACACAACATCAACTACCCTGAGATGGGGACTTCTGTTTATGGCCAAGTATCCAAAAATACAAG ACCAGGTCAAGGAGGAGCTGAGCAGTGTGATAGGAAGTCGTCAAGTGCAGGTTGAGGACAGAAAGAACCTGCCCTTCACCGACGCTGTCATCcatgagacacagagactggcCAACATCGCCCCCATGGCACTTCCTCACAAAACAAGTCAAGACATCACTTTCCAGGGTCACTTCATTAAGAAG GGGACCGCAGTGATTCCTCTCCTAACATCCGTCCTGTATGATGAGAGTGAGTGGGAGAAGCCACACAGTTTTTATCCTGCTCACTTCCTGGACAAAGACGGGAAGTTTGTGAAGAGAGATGCCTTCATGCCTTTCTCTGCAG GTCGCAGGGTTTGTCTTGGAGAGAGTCTGGCCAGGATGgagctcttcctcttcttcaccagACTCATGCAgcatttctccttctctcctcctccggGAGTTTCAGAGGATGAACTGGATCTGACTCCAGGTCTGGGCTTAACCCTCACCCCTTCACCCCACAAACTGATTGCTGTTTCCTGTATGTGA
- the LOC115003488 gene encoding uncharacterized protein LOC115003488 isoform X2 — MVEFRRIKMTLFVMLLLQVTVSGLNPSILTVRAGHDVTLTCGNVTKHQDKCDDTTWLYSGIEATATQSLIELGQIKKGISKPLSDRLSLTENCSLVIKSVTHDDVGLYSCRQFNKSEQVSDAQVVLSVVNITEHKNDDITILFCAALSYGACRYTVEWVNEGNKNHLETSQSSCSATVIFQTHVDQKFLKCNVTDHERGTMLLCGVDLQSSCEKTGSKSVEENIPSTTEQGLRWLYIIGAVGLAALLIIVVAVIRQKKTKGNQTQGGERMGQGLNPAVTPPGPEPSQDTADPEEGVSYASISYTNKTDSKAQGQSKEDDEDDAVTYSTVKASSSSSSAGAAADLSNLYATVDKPNK; from the exons ATGGTTGAATTCAGACGgattaaaatgactttatttgtGATGCTGCTGCTTCAGGTAACAG TATCTGGACTAAATCCCTCCATCCTCACTGTCAGAGCTGGACATGACGTCACTTTGACGTGTGGAAATGTGACAAAACATCAGGACAAATGTGACGATACTACCTGGCTCTACAGTGGTATTGAGGCCACAGCAACACAATCTCTGATTGAATTAGGACAGATAAAAAAAGGGATTTCCAAACCTCTATCTGACAGACTGAGTTTGACAGAAAATTGTTCTCTGGTTATAAAAAGTGTCACACATGATGATGTTGGTCTTTACAGCTGCAGACAGTTCAACAAATCAGAACAAGTTTCAGACGCTCAGGTTGTTCTGTCTGTTGTTAACA TCACTGAACATAAGAACGATGACATAACCATCTTGTTCTGCGCTGCGTTGTCATATGGAGCGTGTAGATACACAGTGGAGTGGGTGAATGAGGGTAATAAGAATCACCTGGAGACATCACAGAGTTCCTGTTCAGCCACTGTGATATTTCAAACTCATGTTGATCAAAAGTTTCTGAAGTGTAACGTGACAGATCATGAGCGTGGGACGATGCTGCTGTGTGGTGTTGACCTCCAGTCCTCGTGTGAGAAAACAG GAAGCAAATCAGTGGAAGAAAACATCCCATCAACAACAGAACAAG GGTTAAGGTGGTTGTACATCATTGGGGCTGTGGGTTTAGCAGCACTATTAATAATCGTTGTTGCCGTCATCAGACAGAAGAAAACTAAAG GGAACCAAACACAGGGGGGTGAAAGAATG GGACAGGGACTTAACCCTGCAGTGACGCCGCCCGGTCCAGAACCCAGTCAGGACACG GCGGATCCTGAAGAAGGTGTTTCCTACGCCTCCATCAGCTACACCAATAAGACCGACAGTAAAGCCCAG GGTCAGAGTaaagaggatgatgaagatgatgccGTGACCTACAGCACTGTgaaagcttcttcttcttcttcttctgctggaGCGGCGGCGGATCTCAGCAACCTCTACGCTACCGTCGACAAACCCAACAAATAA